In Bacillus sp. SM2101, a single genomic region encodes these proteins:
- the purQ gene encoding phosphoribosylformylglycinamidine synthase subunit PurQ produces MKFAVIVFPGSNCDVDMYHAIKDSLGAEVEYVWHDAVDIAHFDGILLPGGFSYGDYLRSGAIARFSKVMTEIKKAADMGKPILGVCNGFQILLEANLLPGAMRHNNSLKFICRPVELTVENSETMFTSSYEQGEVITIPIAHGEGNYYCDEETLHRLKENKQIVFKYNSENPNGSLEDIAGIMNEKGNVLGMMPHPERAVEDLLGSADGLKLFQSIVKNWRETHVVTS; encoded by the coding sequence GTGAAATTTGCCGTAATTGTATTTCCAGGATCTAACTGTGATGTAGATATGTATCATGCGATCAAAGATAGTCTAGGTGCAGAGGTAGAATATGTATGGCATGATGCTGTTGATATAGCTCATTTTGATGGAATCCTACTTCCAGGTGGATTCTCTTATGGAGATTATCTCCGTAGTGGAGCAATTGCTCGCTTCTCAAAGGTTATGACAGAAATTAAAAAAGCAGCAGATATGGGGAAACCTATTTTAGGAGTTTGTAATGGCTTTCAAATTTTATTAGAGGCAAATCTACTACCTGGAGCAATGAGACATAATAACAGTTTGAAATTTATTTGCCGACCTGTGGAACTTACTGTTGAAAATAGCGAAACGATGTTTACATCTAGCTATGAGCAAGGTGAAGTAATTACCATTCCTATAGCTCACGGAGAGGGAAACTATTATTGTGATGAAGAAACATTGCACAGACTGAAAGAAAACAAGCAAATTGTATTTAAATATAACTCTGAAAACCCTAATGGTAGTTTAGAAGATATAGCGGGCATTATGAATGAGAAGGGGAATGTACTTGGTATGATGCCACACCCTGAGCGAGCTGTTGAAGATTTATTAGGCAGTGCTGATGGCTTAAAGCTGTTTCAATCGATAGTGAAAAATTGGAGGGAAACTCATGTCGTTACTTCTTGA
- the purS gene encoding phosphoribosylformylglycinamidine synthase subunit PurS, giving the protein MFKVKVFVTLRESVLDPQGSAVKNSLHSLSYKEVEDVRIGKYMELQIDKTDRDIDEIVQEMCEKLLANTVIEDYRYEVEEVISQ; this is encoded by the coding sequence ATGTTTAAAGTGAAAGTGTTTGTTACGTTACGAGAGAGTGTATTGGATCCACAAGGAAGTGCGGTGAAAAACTCACTTCATAGCTTGTCATATAAAGAAGTTGAAGATGTCCGTATTGGTAAATATATGGAGTTGCAAATCGACAAAACTGATCGAGATATTGATGAAATCGTTCAAGAAATGTGTGAGAAGTTATTAGCAAATACTGTTATAGAAGACTACCGCTATGAAGTTGAGGAGGTCATCTCACAGTGA
- the purC gene encoding phosphoribosylaminoimidazolesuccinocarboxamide synthase: MEKLAMLYEGKAKKIYRTNDPNVVWVEYKDSATAYNGEKKAQIFGKGRLNNEITSLLFEKLHRSNIENHFIKKVSETEQLVKKVTIIPLEVVVRNLVAGSLAKRLGIEEGTPINQPVVEFYYKDDDLGDPLITEDHIAILQVATDEQVLHLKKVALEINRILAEHFHGCGVRLVDFKLEFGITEEGAIILADEVSPDTCRLWDMETNERFDKDVFRRDLGQLTDAYEEILKRLGGSQYV, encoded by the coding sequence ATGGAAAAATTAGCAATGCTATATGAGGGAAAAGCAAAAAAGATATATCGTACAAATGATCCAAACGTTGTGTGGGTAGAGTACAAAGATAGTGCAACCGCTTATAACGGTGAAAAAAAAGCACAGATATTTGGTAAAGGGCGACTAAATAATGAAATTACAAGCTTGCTATTTGAAAAGTTGCATCGCTCAAATATTGAAAATCATTTTATTAAAAAGGTGTCAGAAACTGAACAGCTTGTAAAAAAAGTTACAATTATTCCTCTTGAAGTTGTTGTGCGTAATTTAGTTGCTGGGAGCCTTGCTAAACGACTAGGAATTGAAGAAGGTACACCTATAAATCAACCTGTTGTTGAATTTTATTACAAAGATGATGATTTAGGTGACCCACTTATTACTGAAGACCATATTGCAATATTGCAAGTTGCAACAGATGAGCAAGTTTTACACTTGAAAAAAGTAGCATTAGAAATTAATAGAATATTAGCAGAACATTTTCATGGATGTGGTGTTCGTTTAGTAGATTTTAAACTTGAATTTGGAATCACTGAAGAAGGTGCGATCATTTTAGCAGATGAAGTTTCTCCAGATACGTGCCGTTTATGGGATATGGAAACGAATGAAAGATTTGATAAAGATGTCTTTCGTAGAGATTTAGGTCAGCTTACAGATGCTTATGAAGAAATACTAAAACGCTTAGGGGGCTCACAATATGTTTAA
- the purB gene encoding adenylosuccinate lyase — MIERYTRPEMGAIWTEENRFKAWLEVEILACEAWAELGDIPKEDVKLIRQNASFDINRIHEIEEQTRHDVVAFTRAVSETLGEERKWVHYGLTSTDVVDTALSYLLKQANDLLLSDIENFVAILKQKAQEHKYTVMMGRTHGVHAEPTTFGLKLALWYEEMKRNLDRFKRAADGVRVGKISGAVGTYANIDPFVEKYVCEKLGLEAAPISTQTLQRDRHAEYMAALALIATSIEKFAVEIRGLQKSETREVEEFFAKGQKGSSAMPHKRNPIGSENMTGMARVIRGYMMTAYENVPLWHERDISHSSAERIILPDATIALNYMLNRFGNIVKNLTVFPENMKKNMDRTLGLIYSQRVLLALIDTGMTREEAYDIVQPKAMEAWETQVPFRQLIESTDMITSRLTNEQINECFDYNYHIKNVDAIFNRLNL; from the coding sequence ATGATTGAACGTTATACTCGCCCTGAAATGGGAGCAATTTGGACAGAGGAAAATCGCTTTAAAGCATGGTTAGAGGTCGAGATTTTAGCATGTGAAGCATGGGCAGAGCTAGGAGATATTCCAAAAGAGGATGTAAAGCTCATTCGACAAAATGCTTCGTTTGATATTAATCGGATTCATGAAATAGAGGAACAAACTAGACATGATGTTGTAGCCTTCACTCGTGCTGTTTCAGAAACATTAGGTGAAGAGCGTAAATGGGTGCATTATGGCTTAACATCTACTGATGTTGTTGACACAGCACTTTCTTATTTATTGAAACAAGCAAATGACCTTCTTCTAAGTGATATTGAAAACTTTGTTGCCATTTTAAAACAAAAAGCTCAGGAGCATAAATATACGGTTATGATGGGACGTACTCACGGTGTCCATGCTGAGCCAACAACATTTGGTTTAAAGCTTGCATTATGGTATGAGGAAATGAAACGTAATCTTGACCGTTTTAAAAGGGCTGCAGATGGTGTTAGAGTTGGAAAAATATCAGGAGCAGTAGGAACGTATGCTAATATCGATCCATTTGTAGAAAAGTATGTATGTGAAAAGTTAGGCTTAGAGGCAGCTCCTATTTCTACGCAAACATTGCAACGTGATCGCCATGCGGAATATATGGCAGCTCTTGCTTTAATCGCTACGTCAATCGAAAAATTTGCTGTGGAAATTCGTGGTCTTCAAAAAAGCGAAACACGCGAAGTGGAAGAATTCTTTGCCAAAGGGCAAAAGGGATCGTCAGCAATGCCGCATAAACGTAATCCTATTGGATCAGAGAATATGACTGGTATGGCAAGGGTCATTCGAGGCTATATGATGACAGCATATGAGAATGTCCCATTATGGCATGAGAGAGATATATCTCATTCTTCAGCAGAAAGAATTATTTTACCAGATGCGACAATAGCTCTAAATTATATGCTTAACCGTTTCGGTAACATTGTTAAAAACCTTACTGTTTTTCCAGAGAATATGAAGAAAAATATGGATCGTACACTAGGTTTAATCTATTCCCAACGAGTTTTATTAGCACTTATTGATACAGGAATGACCCGAGAAGAAGCGTATGATATTGTTCAACCAAAAGCTATGGAAGCTTGGGAAACACAAGTACCTTTCCGTCAGCTGATTGAGTCAACTGATATGATTACTTCACGCTTAACTAATGAGCAAATCAATGAATGCTTTGATTATAACTACCATATAAAAAATGTAGATGCAATCTTTAATCGTTTAAATCTTTAA
- the purK gene encoding 5-(carboxyamino)imidazole ribonucleotide synthase → MKDCILPGETIGIIGGGQLGRMMAIAAKQMGYNIAVLDPTPNSPCGQVADIEIVGNFDDIDAIKKLAQHSDVVTYEFENIDYDALIWLEQNVRLPQGSRLLAITQDRSTEKATIVDAGVEVAPYILVDSEEKLIDALKQMEFPCVLKTCRGGYDGKGQAVIRNDDDISKALPLLDHGPCVLEAWISFEKEISVIVSRSQAGEVKAFPVAENIHVDNILHQSVVPARTTDKIVNEAHQIAINLAEKLQMVGTLAVEMFVTKEGKIFINELAPRPHNSGHYTMEACKTSQFEQHIRAICNLPLGETDLLTPVVMMNILGEHVDAVMDNITKFTTCKLHLYGKKEAKVKRKMGHINILADNNEEAIKQANELNIWPEENDK, encoded by the coding sequence ATTAAGGATTGCATATTACCAGGTGAGACGATCGGAATCATTGGTGGTGGACAACTTGGTAGGATGATGGCGATTGCTGCTAAGCAAATGGGATATAATATTGCTGTATTAGATCCTACGCCAAATTCACCTTGTGGTCAAGTCGCTGACATCGAAATCGTTGGTAATTTTGATGATATTGATGCTATTAAAAAGCTAGCACAACATAGTGATGTAGTGACGTATGAATTTGAAAATATAGATTATGATGCTTTAATATGGCTTGAACAGAATGTCCGTTTACCACAAGGTAGTCGTTTATTGGCGATAACACAAGACCGTTCGACAGAAAAAGCTACCATTGTGGATGCCGGAGTTGAGGTTGCTCCATATATATTAGTAGATTCTGAAGAGAAATTAATAGATGCATTAAAGCAAATGGAATTTCCTTGTGTGTTAAAGACATGTCGAGGTGGATACGATGGTAAAGGGCAAGCGGTGATTCGTAATGATGATGATATTAGCAAAGCATTACCACTCTTAGACCATGGTCCTTGTGTTTTAGAGGCTTGGATTTCCTTTGAGAAAGAAATATCAGTCATCGTTTCAAGAAGCCAGGCGGGGGAAGTAAAAGCATTCCCGGTTGCGGAAAATATTCATGTAGATAATATCTTACATCAATCGGTTGTACCTGCTAGAACTACTGATAAAATAGTTAATGAAGCGCATCAAATAGCAATAAATCTAGCAGAAAAATTGCAAATGGTCGGAACATTGGCAGTTGAAATGTTTGTTACAAAAGAAGGCAAAATATTTATTAATGAATTAGCGCCAAGGCCCCATAACTCAGGGCATTATACGATGGAAGCTTGTAAAACCTCACAATTTGAACAGCATATTAGGGCGATATGTAATTTGCCACTAGGAGAAACGGACCTTTTGACACCAGTTGTGATGATGAATATTCTAGGTGAGCATGTCGATGCTGTGATGGACAATATTACAAAATTCACAACGTGTAAGCTCCATCTATATGGGAAAAAAGAAGCGAAAGTAAAAAGAAAAATGGGTCATATTAACATTTTGGCGGATAATAATGAAGAAGCAATCAAGCAAGCAAATGAGCTAAATATTTGGCCGGAGGAGAATGATAAATGA